The DNA window CGGGGATGTCGAACCCGTCGCGGAGGTCGCCGACGATCGTCTCGACCGCGTCCTCGATCGTGACGAGCCCCTCGAACGCGCCCCACTCGTCGATCACGACCGCCAGCTGTCGGCGCTCGTCCTGGAACCGCACGAGCAGCTCCGCGACCGTCGTCGTCTCCGGGACGACGAGCACCTCGCGAGCGAGGTCGCCGGCGGTCGTGGCATCCTCGTCGGGGCCGATCGCCTCGAGGAGGTCCTTCACGTCGAGGAAGCCGACGACCCGTCTCTCGTCGTCGGCGGTGACGACCGGGTACCGCGTGTGACCGGCTTCACGCACCGTCTCCCGCAGCTCCGGGACGGTCGCGTCCGTCGGGACGCTCACCACGTCGGGGCCGGGAACCATGACCGTCGTGACCGCGGTGTCGTCGGTCTCGAAGACGCGCTCTATCATCTCCACCTCCGCCTCGGCGACGTGGCCAGCCTCCCCCGCTCGGGCCAACACCCGCCGGATCTCCCGTTCGTCGAGCGTCTCGTCGGTCTCCGAGGCCGGCGGGATGCCGATCAGGCTGGTGAACGCGTTCGCGGTCCCGTTGAACACGACGAGCCCGGGGTAAAAAAGCAGGTAACAGAGCTTCATCGGCGGCGCGACGAAAAGGGAGAGCCGTTCGGCCTGCGCGATGGCGATCGTCTTCGGCGCGAGCTCGCCGAAGACGACGTGGAGGAACGTGATGAGGCCGAACCCGATCGCGAACGCGACGAGGTGGATGAGGTTCGCCGGGAGCACCGACGCCAGGACGGGCTCGATGAGCGAGGCGACGGCGGGCTCGCCGGCCCACCCGAGGCCGAGCGAGGCGAGCGTGATCCCGAGCTGCGTCACCGCGAGGTAGTTGTCGAGGTTCGCCATCACCTCCTCGAGCGTGTCCGCGCCGGGGCGACCCTCCTCGACGAGCTGATCGACCGACGTCGAACGGATCCGGACGAACGCGAACTCCGAGGCGACGAAGAAGCCGTTCAGGACGACCAACACCAGCGCGAGCAGGAGACGGGACCCGGAGACGACGAGGTCTACCATCGCCGCCTCCGCGTCGCGTCACCGTTCGAGCGAGAAACACGCATGTCTACCCGTCTCCGCACGCATCCACTTAAACGATCGACCCGTCCGCTCCCCGGGTGTGCGGTCGTCCGCCGATCCGCAGGAAGGTAGTTATACCGACGCCGCGTAGGGTCGTGAGACGCGTACGTGTCAGACGAGACGAACACAGACGACGACGGCCTCCTCGACGAGCGACGACGCCGCCTGTTGGGCTACGCGGGGCTCGCGGCGGTCGGGACGGGCGGCGTCGCCGGCGCGTGGTCGCTTCTCGGGCGGG is part of the Halorubrum aethiopicum genome and encodes:
- a CDS encoding hemolysin family protein, whose translation is MVDLVVSGSRLLLALVLVVLNGFFVASEFAFVRIRSTSVDQLVEEGRPGADTLEEVMANLDNYLAVTQLGITLASLGLGWAGEPAVASLIEPVLASVLPANLIHLVAFAIGFGLITFLHVVFGELAPKTIAIAQAERLSLFVAPPMKLCYLLFYPGLVVFNGTANAFTSLIGIPPASETDETLDEREIRRVLARAGEAGHVAEAEVEMIERVFETDDTAVTTVMVPGPDVVSVPTDATVPELRETVREAGHTRYPVVTADDERRVVGFLDVKDLLEAIGPDEDATTAGDLAREVLVVPETTTVAELLVRFQDERRQLAVVIDEWGAFEGLVTIEDAVETIVGDLRDGFDIPGREPSIRRSGDDGYEIDGGVPLSAVNDALGVDFEGAGFETLGGLVLDRLGRPPEVGDVVSEGTYAIEVSAVDGSRVSTVRIRKEESSDGET